CTACTCGCTCACCGCCGACCCGGTGGAGGAGGCCCACGCCGGCCGCCAACTGCTCGAGGCCCTCGGCCTGCGCGAGCGCACCGGCCTCGACCTCATCGCCTGCCCGTCGTGCGGCCGGGCCGAGGTCGACGTCATCGCCGTCTCCAAGGCCGCGCAGGACGCGTTCGCCGAGAAGAAGTGGCCCATCCAGGTGGCCGTGATGGGTTGCGTCGTCAACGGGCCGGGCGAGGCCAAGGAGGCCGATCTGGGCATCGCCGCCGGCCGCCAGCGGGGCCACCTGTTCGTCAAGGGCAAGGTGGTGCGGGTCGTGCCCGAGGACGAGATGGTCGAGGCGCTGCTGGCGGAGGCCGAGCTCATCATCAACGAGGGTGTGGAGGCGGCGTTGGCCCAGGCCGACGAGGGCGCCGCCGCCGAGGCCGAGGCCGATCGCCTCGCCCTCCTCGACGAGCAGGGCCTCGACGCCAACGCCGCCGAGGTCAAGATCGAGCGCATCGAGCGCCTCCGCAAGCCCGACCCCGAGGATCCCACCCCCGACGCCGAGTAGCGCCCTCTCGGTGTTTCTAGGCCGCCAGGCCGGGGAAGAGGCCCTTGAGGCCCGTGGAGAGCACGCCGAAGGCGATGGCCACCAACACGATGCCGAAGAGGCGGGTGAGCACCTCCATGCCTGTGACGCCCAGCCAGCGGGCCACCGGGACGGCGAACACGTAGACCACGCCGGTGAGCACGGCCATGCCGATGCAGATGGCGGACAGGGCGAGCTGGTCCGTGGTGGTGGCGTTGGCGGACGACACCGCGACGATGAAGGCGATGGCGCCGCCGCCCACGTTCAGTGGGATGGCGATGGGGACGACCGCCATCGTCCGCCAGTGGGTCTCGGGGTCGGCGTCGGCGGCGGGCCCGGGCAGGCCGTGGCCGGACACCATGGCCATGCCGGTGACCAGCAGGATCAGGCCACCGGCCGACTGGAGCATGGGCACCGTGACGCCCAACAGGCTGAGCAGGCGCTCGCCCACGAAGACGACGATCACCATGGCCAGGGCCATCGCCAGCGCCGCCCGGAGCGCCACCTTGCGCTGGGTCGCCAGCGGCAGCCCCTTCGTGTACGACAGGAACGCCCCGACGGTCGTCGGCGGGCTCTGGATGGCGAACAGGCCGGTGGCGAACAGCAACAGGTCGTGGCTCGTCACGGTCATGGGCTATCACGCCGGGGGAGTGGGGCGTCGCCCGTAAGATCAGCCGATGGCCAAGCCCCCCGTGTTGACCCCGCAGGCCGACGACTTCCCCCGGTGGTACCAGGACGTCATCGCCAAGGCCGAGCTGGCCGACAACGGGCCGGTGCGCGGGACGATGGTGATCCGCCCCTACGGCTACGCCCTCTGGGAGCGGATGCAAGCCGAGGTGGACCGCCGCATCAAGGAAGCGGGCGCCGACAACGCCTACTTCCCGCTGTTCATCCCCATGGAGTTCTTCCAGCGTGAGGCCGAGCACGTCGAGGGCTTCAGCCCCGAGCTGGCGGTCGTCACCGTGGGCGGCGGCAAGGAGCTCGAGGAGCCCATCGCGGTCCGGCCCACCAGCGAGACCGTCATCAACCACTACTTCGCCAAGTGGATCCAGAGCTACCGGGACCTGCCGCTCTGCGTGAACAACTGGTCCAACGTGGTCCGCTGGGAGATGCGGCCCCGCCTGTTCCTGCGCACCACCGAGTTCCTCTGGCAGGAGGGCCACACCTGCCACGCCACCTACGAGGACGCCCGTGACTACGCCCGACGCATCCTCGACGACGTCTACGCCGACTTCATGGTCAACGTGTTGGCCGTACCGGTGCACCTCGGGCCGAAGACGGCCAGCGAGCGCTTCGCCGGGGCCATCAACACCCTCGCCTGCGAGGCCATGATGCGCGACGGGAAAGCCCTGCAGATGGGCACCAGCCACGAGCTGGGCCAGAACTTCGCCAAGGCCTTCGACGTCACCTACCTGGACCAGGGCGGCTCCCAGCAGCACGCCTGGCAGACGTCGTGGGGCGTCTCCACCCGCATGGTGGGTGGCCTGATCATGACCCACGGCGATGACAAGGGCTTGAAGGTGCCGCCCGCGCTGGCGCCCATCCAGGCCGTGGTGCTCGCCGTGCGCGACGAGCCCGAGGTGCTCGAGAAGACGGCGGCGCTCGCCGCCGAGCTGCGCGAGCACGGCGTGCGGGTCGAGCTCGACCAGCGCGTCGACGTCTCGTTCGGGCGTCGGGCCACCGACTGGGAGATCAAGGGCGTGCCCGTGCGCATCGAGGTGGGCCCGCGGGACCTGGCCGAGGGCAACGTCACGCTCGTCGAGCGCCAGGACGGCGAGAAGTCGGCCATCCACCTCGCCGGCGTGGCCACGGCGGTCAAGGCCGCGCTCGACAGCATGCAGGCCAACCTGCTGCGTGAGGCCACCGAGTTCCGGGACGCGCACACCGCCGACGTCACGGGCGTGGAAGAGGCGCTCGAGGCGGCCGCCACGGGGTTCGCCCGCATCCCCTGGGCCGTCCTGGGGGAGGAGGGCGAGGCCCGCCTGGCCCAGAACGCGGTCACGGTGCGCTGCCTCCAACGGGCCGACGGCTCGTGCCCGGACGGGGCCGACGAGGCCGACCTCGTGGCGGTGGTGGGCCGCTCCTACTGACCGGCCGAGCGACCGGGGCGGGTGCTGGCGGGGTCGATCCCGCTATACTTTGGCCGTCTTTCGTTCGAGTTGGTCCGTAAAGGCGTGGGCTCGGCCCACGCCTTTGGTTTCTCTCCAGGGAGGTGTGCACGCTCATGAGCTCCATCGATCGCCTGCGCGCGCTCGTCCTGCCGCTGGTGGAGGAACGGGGCCTCGAGCTCTACGACATCGAGCAGTCCGGCTCCACCCTGCAGATCCTCGTGTCCGGCCCCGGTGGGGTGGACGTGGGGGCCCTCAGCGATCTCAGCCGGGCCGTCTCGCGCACCCTCGACGAGCACGACCCCATCCCGGGCAAGTACGTCCTCGAGGTCTCGAGCCCCGGCCTCGAACGGCCGCTGCGCCGCCCTGAGCACTATCAGGGCGCCGTCGGCAGCGACGTCACCATCAAGACCGTCGCCGGCACCGAGGGCGACCGCCGCGTGCGTGGGGTCGTCGTCGAGGCGGACGACACCAGCGTGCTGCTCGCCCTCGCCGACGGCGGCGAGCGCCGCATCGACTATCGCGACGTCGAGCGCGCCCGCACCGTCTTCGAGTGGGAAGCCACCCCGAAGTCGGCGGCGAAGGCCCGACCGAAGAACGACCACAACGACCGCCATGCCGTCACCGCGACGCCGACCGACAGGAGCGGGAAATGAGTGAAGCCAACCCCGAGATGATGGACGCCCTCCAGGCGTTGGCGATCGACAAGGGCATCTCCGTCGAGGTGCTGTTCGGTGCGCTCGCCGACGCCCTGGAGTCCGCGTACAAGCGGATGCCCGATGCCCACGAGTACGCGTGGGTCACGATCGATCCCGACACCTTCGAGATCAGCGTCTTCGCCCAGGAGCTCGACGAGGAGGGCGAGCCCATCGGCGAGGAGTTCGACGTCACCCCCGACGACTTCGGCCGCATCGCCGCGCAGACCGCCAAGCAGGTGATGCTCCAGCGCATCCGCGAGGCCGAGCGGGAGATGAAGTACGAGGAGTACGCCGGCCGCGAGGGCGACATCGTCACCGGCATCATCCAACAGAGCGACTCGCGCTACACCCTGCTCGACCTCGGTCGGGTCGAGGCGCTGCTGCCCCAAGCCGAGCAGGTCCCGTACGAGCGACCCGAGGCCAACACCCGGGTCAAGGCCTACATCGTCGAGGTGCGCAAGACGGCCAAGGGCCCGCAGATCGTGGTGAGCCGCACCCACCCCGGCCTCATCAAGCGTCTGTTCGAGCTCGAGGTCCCCGAGATCGCCGACGGCGTGGTCGAGATCAAGGCCTGCGCCCGCGAGCCCGGGCACCGCACCAAGATCGCGGTCTGGTCGAACGACTCCAACGTGGACCCGGTCGGCGCCTGCGTGGGTGCCCGTGGCGCCCGTGTGCGCATGGTGGTCAACGAGCTGCGGGGCGAGAAGATCGACATCGTCCCGTTCTCCGAGGAGCCCGCCGACCTGGTCATGAAGGCGCTGTCGCCGGCCAAGGTCAAGGAGGTGCGCCTCCACGACGACACCGGCACCGCCGAGGTGATCGTGCCCGATTACCAGCTGTCGCTGGCCATCGGCAAGGAAGGGCAGAACGCCCGCCTGGCCGCCCGACTCACCGGTTGGCGCGTCGACATCAAGAGCGAGACCCAGCTCGCCGAGGAGGAGGCGTACGCCTCCGAGGAGTGGGCCGAGGGCGAGTGGGTCACCGACCCCGAGACCGGCGAGCAGATGTGGCAGCCCGCCGAGGGCGGCCCTGCGCTGTCGGCCGAGGCCTGGCAGGCGGGTGACCCCGACGCCGAGACCGCCGAGGGTGCGAGCGACGGCGATGTCGATGCCGATGCCGATGCCGATGCCGATGCCGATGCCGATGAGGCCGAGGGGGAGGCGGACGCCACCGACGAGGTCGAGGCTGACGTCGAGCCCGAGCCCGAGGCGGACGCAGCGCCCGAGGTCGAGGCCGACGCTGAGGTCGAGGCCGACGCCGAGGTCGAGGCGGACGCCGAAGCACCCGCCGCCGAGTCCGAGGACTGATCCTGGTCGCCCCGACGATGGCGTCGCGCGTCGCGCCCGTACGCACCTGCATCGGGTGTCGCCGTCCGGCGTCGCCCACCGAGCTGGTGCGCGTGGTGCGATCGGTGGACGGAACCCTCGCCGTGGGTCGTACACTGCCCGGACGGGGCGCCTGGCTGTGCGCCGGCTCCCTGGCGTGCCTCGAGCAGGCCAGGAGCCGGGGAGCGTTCGGGCGTGCCCTCCGAGGCCCGGTCGACGAGGCCGCCCTCGACACCCTGACCGCCGAGTTGTCCCTCGGTGCCGCCGCAACGCTTTCGTGCCGCCGGGATCGGCCGCGCGAGGATTGATCGAACCAACCGAAAGGCTGAGAGAACCCCAGTGGCGTCAAGTATCCGCGTGTACGAGCTGGCACGAGAGCTCGGGCTCACCAACAAGGAGACGCTCGACCTCTGCGACGCGCTCGGGATCGGGGTCAAGAGCCACTCGTCGAGCGTGGTCGAGGCCCAGGCCGACCGCGTCCGCCGCAAGGCCGAGCGCGAAGGCCTGATCCGGGACGTCCAGCCCGAGGAGCCCGAGGCCGAGAAGCCCGTCTCGAAGACGGCCAAGGCCAAGGCCGCCACGAAGTCGACCAAGAAGGCCCCGGCCAAGAAGGCCGCCGCCCCTGCTGCGGAGGAGGCGCCGGACACGGCCGCCGCTCCCAAGAAGGCCGCCACGAAGAAGGCCGCGGCCAAGAAGGCCGCCGCCCCCGCCGCTGCTCCCGAGCCCGAGGCCACCGAGGCCCCGACGCCGGCCACCGCGGACGCACCGCCCGTCGAGGCCGAGCCTGAGCCCGAGGCGCCCGCTGCGCCGGTCGAGCCCGCCGCTCCCCGGCGCGTCGTGCGCTCCAGCGGGAGCGAGCACCCGCCGCGTCGCGAGGAGGATCCGGGCGTCGCCGCGGCCGCTCCCCGGCCCACGCCGCCTCCCGCCGCACCCCCCGCCCCGGCCGCACCGCCGGCGAGTGCTCCGGCCACGCCGGCCCCCGCTGCGGCCGCCGCCGAAGCACCTGCGGCCGAGGCCGCTGCCGCCGGCGCCGCTCCTGCGGCCGCGGACGCCACGGCCCCTCGCCCCGTCTCGCCGAGCGGCAAGCCCATCCCGCCGCCGCCCGGCCCGCCCACGTCTCGCTCGGGCAAGCCCATCCCCCCGCCCCCGGGCGCGGGTGGCCGCGGCCCCGCCGCCGCCCGTCCCACGGGCGGTCCCCGCCCCGCGGGTGGTGTCGGCCGTCCCCGCCCGCCCATGGGCGGTCCTCGTCAGTCGGTGCCCGGCGCCGGCCCCGCACCGGGTCGTCCCGGTGGCGGCGGTCCCGGCGGTGGCCCCGGTGGTGGTCGTGGCGGTCCGCAGCAGCGGCCGCCACGTCGGCGCAAGGGGCGTCGTCGTCGCAGCCGTGAGGAGCTGCAGCCGATCGACATGCCGGTGTACACCCCCACCGATGCGGCGGTGCCCGAGGGCACCATCGTCGTCGAGCGGGCCACCACCCCCATCGAGCTCGGCCCCAAGCTGAACCGCACCGCGGCCGACGTCGTGCGCTTCCTCATGCAGCAGGGCGAGATGGTCACCGCCACCCAGTCGCTCTCCGACGAGATGATCGAGCTGTTCGCGGCGGAGATCGGTGCCGAGATCCGCCTCGTCGACCCCGGCGAGGAGCAGGAGGTCGAGCTCCAGAAGCTCCTCATGCTCCCCGAGGACGAAGAGGACGAGGACGACCCCGACGCCGTCGTGCGCCCGCCGGTCATCACCGTCATGGGCCACGTCGACCACGGCAAGACCAAGCTCCTCGACCGCATTCGCTCCGCGAACGTGGTCGAGGGCGAGGCCGGCGGCATCACCCAGCACATCGGGGCCTACCAGGTCGAGCACGACGGGCGGCCGCTCACCTTCATCGACACCCCGGGTCACGAGGCCTTCACCGCGATGCGCTCTCGAGGCGCCAACGCCACCGACATCGTGGTGCTGGTCGTGGCCGCCGACGACGGCGTGATGCCCCAGACCCTCGAGGCACTGGACCACGCCCGCGCCGCGGACGTGCCCATCGTCGTGGCCCTCAACAAGATCGACCGCGAGAACGCCGACCCCACCCGGGTGATGACCCAGCTCAGCGAGCGGGGCCTCACCCCCGAGGAGTGGAGCGGCGACACCGTCATGGTGCCGGTCTCCGCACTCACCGGTGAGGGTGTCGACGACCTCATCGAGAACCTCCTCGTGGTGGCCGAGGTCGAGGACCTCCAGGCCAACCCCAACGGTCGCGCCCAGGGCGTGGTCCTCGAGGCCAACCTCGACACCGGTCGCGGTCCCGTGGCCACGGTCCTGGTCCAGCGCGGCACCCTCAAGGTCGGCGACCCGCTCGTCGCCGGTGCCACCTGGGGTCGGGTCCGGGCCCTGATCGACGACACCGGCAAGCAGGTCAAGGAAGCCGGCCCGTCGGCGCCCGTCCAGGTGCTGGGCCTGTCCGACGTCGCCGCCGCCGGCGACGACTTCGTGGTCGCTCCCGACGAGAAGACGGCCCGCAACGTGGCCGACACGCGCGAGCACTGGCACCGCGTCGCCAACATCGGGCGCGAGGCGCACGCCATGAGCGGTGGCGCCAAGCTCGAGGACATCTTCCAGCAGATCCAGGCCGGCGAGCCCGCCACGCTGAACCTGATCGTCAAGGCCGACGTGAACGGCTCGCTCGAGGCGCTCACCGGCAGCCTGAAGAAGCTCGAGCGCGACGAGGTCAAGCTCTCGTTCGTGCTCCGCGGCGTCGGTGGGATCACCATCTCCGACGTCGAGCTGGCGGCGGCGTCCGACGCCACCATCATCGGCTTCAACGTGCGGCCCGATCGCAAGGGCCGCGAGCTCGCCGAGCACGAAGGCGTCGAGATCCGCACCTACGAGGTCATCTACCAGGTCCTCGAGGACATCGAGAACGCCATGGTGGGCATGCTCGAGCCCGAGTACGAAGAGGTGGTCACCGGCGACGCCGAGGTCCGCGAGATCTTCCGGGTGCCCCGCATCGGGGCCATCGCCGGCTGCTTCGTGCAGAACGGCACCATCACCCGTGGCTCGAAGGTGCGCTTCCTGCGGGAGGGCACCATCATCTGGAAGGGCACCGTCTCGTCGCTGCGCCGCTTCAAGGACGACGTCCGCGAGGTGCAGTCGGGCTTCGAGTGCGGCATCGGGCTCTCCGACTTCCAGGACCTCAAGCCCGGGGACATCATCGAGACCTTCGAAGAGCGGGAGATCCCCCGCTCGTAGGCCGGCCGGTCGGGGAGGAGCGCAACCGTGCACGTCCTCGCGCTGGCCGTCGAGCTCCATCTCCCCGAGTGCCGGTCGCTGAAGGCCAAGCGATCGGTGCTCAAGCCCGTCACCGAGGGCGCACGTCGGCGTTACAACGTCGCCGTCGCCGAGACCGACCACCAGAACACCTGGCAGCGAGCCGCCATCGGCGTGGCGGCCGTGTCCGCCACCCCCCACCACGCCGAAGAGGTCATCGACGAGGTGGAGCGCTTCATCTGGTCCTTCCCGAACGTGCAGGTCCTCTCGGCCACCCGCTCCTGGATGGAGATCGACTGACATGGCTCGCCGCTCGCGCTCGCGCGACTATCCCCGCACCGCCCGCCTCAACGAGCTCCTCCGTGAGATCATCGCCGAGGCCCTCGATCGCATCGACGACGACCGCCTGCCCCTGGTGACGGTCACGTCGGTCGACGTCGACGCCGACCTCAAGCGCGCCGTCGTCTACATCGCCAGCCTGGACGAGGACGCCGACGACGAGACCCTCGAGGCGCTCGGCGAGGCCCGCGTCCGGCTCCAGGGGGCGGTCGCCCGAGAGGCGCGCATCAAGCGCACGCCCGAGCTGGTCTTCCGCATCGACGACGTCCTGCGCACCGCCGAGCGCATCGACGAGCTCCTGCGCAACGAGCCTCCGCAGGAGCAGTGACCCCACGATGAGCGGTGGGGGCGCCAAGGCCGTGGTGGACGGTCTGGCGGTGGTGGACAAGGCCGCGGGCTGGACGTCCCACGATGTCGTCGCGAAGGCACGAGGCATCGTCGGCCAGAAGAAGGTGGGCCACTCCGGCACGCTCGACCCCGACGCCACGGGGGTGCTGCTGCTGGGCTTCGGGAAGGTCACCCGGCTGCTGACGTACCTGACCGCGCTCTCGAAGTCCTACGTCGGCGAGGTGGTCCTCGGGACCGAGACCGACACCCTCGACGCGGCCGGGCAGGTGACGGCCACCCACGACATGCGGGCCGTGACCCTCGAGCAGGCCCGCCTCGCCGCCGAGGCGTTCGTCGGCGACATCGAGCAGATCCCCCCGATGGTCTCGGCCGTCAAGATCGGGGGGAAGCGCCTGCATGAGCTCGCCCGGGCCGGCGAGACGGTCGAGCGGCCACCGAGACCGGTCACCGTGCACCGCCTGCACCTGGACGAGGCCCGCCCGGCCACCGCCGACGAGGCCATGGTCCTGCGCATCGAGGTGGACTGCTCGTCCGGCACCTACATCCGCACCATCGCCGACGACCTCGGCCATGCGCTGGGAGGCGGCGCCCACCTGCGCAACCTGCGGCGAACGGCCATCGGGTCCTTCGGGCTCGACGAGGCCCGCCCGCTCGAGCAGCTCGAGATCCTGGCGCCCGCGGTGGCGATGCGTGACTACCCCTCGCTCACCGTCGACGACGCCGTGGCGATGCGGATCGCCAACGGCGCCGTGCTCTCGCGCGTCGAGCTCGGCGTGACGGCGGCCGAGGGCGACGGGCCGTGGGCAGTCCTCTCGGAGGCGGGTGACCTCGTGGCCGTCTACGAGGGCCGCGATGCCGAGCGGGTGAAGCCTGCGGTGGTCCTCGCCTGAGCTCCCGACCTGCGGCCGCATCCCCTGTCCCGACGAGCCGTGGGGCCCGCAGGCGGCCGTTACCCTCGGCCGACGTGGGGGAGCGGGGACCGCAGCGGAGCACGGTGCCGATGCGCTGGCGTGCCGCGCACGTGCTCGCGCTCTCGTCCATCGCGTTCGCCCAACCCGTGCTCGACCTGCTGGGTGGCAGCCCGACCTTCTTCGTGGCCCACACCGCAGGGCCCGCCGAGGTCCTCCTCGTGGCCGTCCTCACCCTCGCGGTGGTCCCCGCGGTGCTCATCGCTCTGGAGCTGCTGGTCGCCCTGTTCAGCGCACGGTGGGCGTGGCGGCTGCACCTCGGCCTCATGGCGGGCCTCGGTGGCCTGATCGTCGCCCAGTTCGTCGACCGCATCCCCGGTTTCGCCTCGGTCCTGGTCCTGGTGGTGGGCACCGCGGCCGGTGTCGGCCTGGCCCGCTGGTACCGACGGAGCGAGCCGATCCGGTCGGTCTGCTCGCTGCTCGCCCTCACGCCACTGCTGTTCGCCGCGGTGTTCGTGTTCGCCTCCCCGGCCCACGGGCTGGTCTTCCCGCCGGAGGTGCAGGCCGCCGACGTGCGGGTGCCCGGCACCCCGCCGCCGATCTTCGTCGTCGTCTTCGACGAGCTCCCGCTCGCCACCGTCCTCGGCACCGACGGGGAGACGGTGGACGCCGAGCGGTTCCCCAACCTGGCCCGCCTCGCCGGCGACGGGGTCCTCTTCAACAACGTGACGACCGTGGCGGGCTACACCCACGAGGCGGTGCCCGCCATCCTCTCCGGGGAGGGGGTGCGCTCGGCCAACGTGCCCCCCACCGCCGGGGGCCACCCCCGCAACCTGTTCAGCCTCCTGGCCGACGACTACCGGACCGTGGCCCACGAGCAGGTGACCGGCCTGTGCACGCCGGCGTTGTGCGACGCGGGGTCGTCCGATGCCGGCAGCGACTCGACCCGGCTCCTCCTCGAGGACCTCGCAGTGGTCGCAGGCCGCGTGACCCTGCCCGCAGGGCTCGACGACTGGCTGCCGGCGGTGGACGGCTCGTGGTCGAACTTCGGCCAGCCCTCGGGCGGGGACGACCTCGACCAGGAGGCGGACCGCTTCGGCGACGACCGGGCCGAGTTCGTCGACGCCCTGGGGGAGCTGGACCGTGTCGGGCAGTGGGAGGCCGCGGTCGCCGGCATCGAGCGCCCGACCGAGCCCACGCTCACGTTCATCCATACCGTGCTGCCCCACGTGCCCTGGGCGTTCCACGCCGACGGGTCGCCCTACGCCGACCTCGGCTACCCCCAGCGCAGCCCTGACGGCGTCTGGCGCACGTCGTTCTCCTCGGACTTCGGGTTGCAGCGCCACCTGCTCCAGGCCGCCTACACCGACCGTCTCCTGGGCGCCCTGCTCGAGCGCCTCGACGCCACCGGTCAGTACGACGACGCGCTCATCGTGTTCACCGCGGACCACGGCGTCTCGCTCGCCGAGGACACCAACCGCCGACTGCCGAACGAGGACACCCTCCCGGGGGTGATGCCCGTGCCGGTGGTCGTGAAGCCACCTGCGGGTGCGGCGCCGGCGTTCGGTGGTGGGTCCCGTCGGGGGACGACCGACGACCGAGTCGGCGAGACCACGGACCTGCTGCCCACCATCGCCGCGCTGCTCGATGTCACCGTGCCGTGGCCGGTCGACGGCCAGAGCCTCTTCGGTCCCGAGCGACAGAGCACCGAGCGCTCGGTCTTCGCCCGGGGCGACCGAGTCGAGACGGACGCTCGTGAGCTCGACGTGCAACCCATCGTCGACCGCATCCACGAGACGTTCCTCACGCCGAGCGGCGACTTCGAGTTCTACGGCCTCGGTCTCGGGCGACCGCTCGTCGGTCGGCGGGCCGCCGGTGTGGCCCTCGACGCCGAGCCGGGCGCCTGCTGGCACCACGACGTCGGTGCCACCGCCGCCGGCGTCGGGGAGGTCGACGGGTGGCTCGAGCCCGACGACGGGAGCGAGCGGCGCATCCCCTTCGCCGTCGTCGTGGACGGGCGCGTGGCGGGCACGTCGCGGACGAACGACAGCGGTGACCATGTGAACCGCGTGGTCGCCCTGGCCGACCCGGCACGGTGGCCGGACGACCCCGACGAGGTGGAGCTGTGGCGCGTGGTCGACGCCCCGGACACCGCCGCAGGCGTCGGGCTGGTGCGATTTCCCCGCTGCGACTGACCGCCGGCGCGCCGCCCGGCCCTCAGGCTTCGAGGCGCCCGTCGAGGATGTGGGCCGTCCGGTCGGCGTAGTGGACCATGCGCTCGTCGTGGGTGACCACGATCGCCGAGATGTGCCGGGCCTTCATCTCGGATCGGATGAGCTCCATGACCGACTCACCCAGCTTGGTGTCGAGGGCGGAGGTGGGCTCGTCGAAGAGCACGAGGGCCGGGTCGTTCATGAGGGCCCGGCCGATGGCCACCCGCTGGCGCTCGCCGCCCGACAGTTGACCGGGGAGGTTCTTGGCCCTCGCGCTCAGGCCCAGCTCGTCGAGGAGCTGGTCGGCGCGCTCTTTCGCGGCGGCGCCTCGTCGACGGCCGAGCTCGTCGACGACGAGCAGGTTCTCGCGGGCGGTGAGGAACGGCACCAGGTT
The genomic region above belongs to Acidimicrobiales bacterium and contains:
- a CDS encoding ABC transporter ATP-binding protein, which encodes MTSPTAVEPRTELALHLEGVRKVYGEGDNQVVALDHATLDVAGDEILALVGPSGSGKTTLCSIAGGILSPTEGRVVVGGDDITGYSPKQLTTFRQEKVGFVFQAVNLVPFLTARENLLVVDELGRRRGAAAKERADQLLDELGLSARAKNLPGQLSGGERQRVAIGRALMNDPALVLFDEPTSALDTKLGESVMELIRSEMKARHISAIVVTHDERMVHYADRTAHILDGRLEA
- a CDS encoding sulfatase-like hydrolase/transferase translates to MGERGPQRSTVPMRWRAAHVLALSSIAFAQPVLDLLGGSPTFFVAHTAGPAEVLLVAVLTLAVVPAVLIALELLVALFSARWAWRLHLGLMAGLGGLIVAQFVDRIPGFASVLVLVVGTAAGVGLARWYRRSEPIRSVCSLLALTPLLFAAVFVFASPAHGLVFPPEVQAADVRVPGTPPPIFVVVFDELPLATVLGTDGETVDAERFPNLARLAGDGVLFNNVTTVAGYTHEAVPAILSGEGVRSANVPPTAGGHPRNLFSLLADDYRTVAHEQVTGLCTPALCDAGSSDAGSDSTRLLLEDLAVVAGRVTLPAGLDDWLPAVDGSWSNFGQPSGGDDLDQEADRFGDDRAEFVDALGELDRVGQWEAAVAGIERPTEPTLTFIHTVLPHVPWAFHADGSPYADLGYPQRSPDGVWRTSFSSDFGLQRHLLQAAYTDRLLGALLERLDATGQYDDALIVFTADHGVSLAEDTNRRLPNEDTLPGVMPVPVVVKPPAGAAPAFGGGSRRGTTDDRVGETTDLLPTIAALLDVTVPWPVDGQSLFGPERQSTERSVFARGDRVETDARELDVQPIVDRIHETFLTPSGDFEFYGLGLGRPLVGRRAAGVALDAEPGACWHHDVGATAAGVGEVDGWLEPDDGSERRIPFAVVVDGRVAGTSRTNDSGDHVNRVVALADPARWPDDPDEVELWRVVDAPDTAAGVGLVRFPRCD